Proteins found in one Nostoc sp. NIES-3756 genomic segment:
- a CDS encoding alpha/beta fold hydrolase, translating to MFPSFLPSQVNQLKDAEAIAFVENIERIPLTTSLSQQPILTTYIHQGRGGTPILLLHGFDSSILEFRLLLPLLATQNETWAVDLLGFGFTQRQKAIEYSPDTIKIHLYEFWKNFINQPIVLVGASMGGATAIDFTLTYPKAVKSLVLINSLGYTSAPTFSQYLFPPFDAFAVEYLRQRHILALNVASILPNLDTKIISAIQCAMLHQEMPDWHDAMIAYVKTGGYTDLANRITQIDKSTMILWGEGDNMLPSGDADKFHRDIASSQLIKLKNCGHAPQIEQPQTTSQHILQFINQQG from the coding sequence ATGTTTCCCAGTTTTCTGCCATCACAAGTAAATCAACTCAAAGATGCAGAGGCGATCGCTTTCGTGGAAAATATAGAAAGGATTCCCCTTACAACTTCCCTCAGCCAGCAACCAATCCTCACAACATACATACACCAGGGTAGGGGAGGAACACCAATTCTGTTACTGCACGGCTTCGACAGTTCCATATTGGAGTTTCGGCTTCTATTGCCATTACTTGCTACTCAAAATGAAACTTGGGCAGTTGATTTGTTAGGTTTCGGCTTTACACAAAGGCAAAAAGCAATAGAATACAGTCCAGATACTATCAAAATTCACCTTTACGAATTTTGGAAAAATTTCATTAATCAACCTATTGTACTAGTAGGTGCATCAATGGGAGGCGCTACTGCAATTGACTTTACGCTTACTTATCCCAAAGCCGTGAAATCGTTAGTATTGATTAATAGTTTGGGTTACACTTCTGCCCCTACTTTTAGCCAATACTTGTTTCCTCCCTTTGATGCTTTTGCTGTGGAATATTTACGGCAGCGCCACATTTTGGCATTAAATGTAGCGAGTATTTTACCTAATTTAGATACAAAAATTATTTCGGCTATTCAATGCGCGATGCTACACCAAGAAATGCCAGATTGGCATGATGCTATGATTGCTTATGTCAAAACTGGCGGGTATACCGACTTAGCGAATAGGATTACCCAGATTGACAAATCGACAATGATTTTATGGGGAGAAGGTGATAATATGCTTCCATCTGGAGATGCTGATAAATTTCACCGAGATATTGCCAGTTCTCAGTTAATCAAACTTAAAAATTGTGGTCACGCGCCCCAAATTGAACAGCCACAAACTACATCTCAACATATTTTACAGTTTATCAATCAGCAAGGGTAA
- a CDS encoding damage-control phosphatase ARMT1 family protein, producing the protein MNYSPVPKLPLPPALVGSEVGSFTEYTVTQRMPAIARRVVVENDFSPEINARLEGLATELPRGYLLLIENDYNVDFSAWDTYLQSYKNQRWIDIPWFFVETYFYRLILEITQYFHPGRWQGVDPFQIQKSQGLEAALDSILLLCEQLNQWLNDSQNGAKANQTALTTLLYFALWGNRVDLSLWSAFEGDRSKFDIQSQLAHILVNDTAQISELLTNSQVQRVDFIVDNAGFELVCDLCLVDFLLNSNLINQVYLHLKPHPTFVSDAMIKDVYDTINYLLATSNQQAISLAQRWENHISSGRLVMSEDYFWTSPLAFWEMPRHIKDELANTGLLVVKGDANYRRLLGDRHWNYTTNIDDIVCYLPTPMVALRTLKSEVAVGLKPDVVEALTKSDPHWLTNGQWGVIQFVA; encoded by the coding sequence ATAAATTACTCTCCAGTACCAAAATTGCCACTACCACCAGCGCTTGTAGGTTCGGAAGTTGGTTCTTTTACCGAGTATACAGTTACTCAAAGAATGCCTGCGATCGCCCGGCGAGTTGTGGTAGAAAATGATTTTTCACCTGAAATTAATGCTCGGTTGGAAGGTCTAGCTACTGAGTTACCAAGAGGATATTTATTACTCATAGAAAATGATTATAACGTAGATTTTTCTGCTTGGGATACTTATCTACAATCTTATAAGAATCAGCGTTGGATAGATATTCCTTGGTTTTTTGTGGAAACTTATTTCTATCGACTAATTTTAGAAATTACTCAATACTTTCATCCTGGTAGATGGCAAGGTGTTGACCCATTTCAAATACAAAAATCTCAAGGTTTAGAAGCAGCACTCGATTCAATTCTTCTTTTATGTGAGCAGTTAAATCAATGGTTGAATGATTCTCAAAATGGGGCAAAAGCAAATCAAACGGCTTTAACTACACTATTATATTTTGCTTTATGGGGAAATCGAGTTGACCTAAGTTTGTGGTCAGCTTTTGAAGGCGATCGCAGTAAATTTGATATTCAAAGCCAGTTGGCTCACATTTTAGTAAATGATACTGCTCAAATTAGTGAATTATTAACTAACTCTCAAGTGCAACGTGTCGATTTTATCGTTGATAATGCTGGTTTTGAACTTGTGTGTGATTTATGTTTGGTAGATTTCTTATTAAATAGCAATTTAATTAATCAGGTTTATTTACACTTGAAACCGCATCCCACTTTCGTTTCTGATGCCATGATTAAGGATGTGTATGATACAATAAATTATTTATTAGCTACTAGCAATCAACAGGCAATATCTCTGGCTCAAAGGTGGGAGAATCACATTTCATCAGGGCGTTTAGTAATGTCAGAAGATTATTTTTGGACATCACCTTTAGCATTTTGGGAAATGCCTAGACATATCAAAGATGAGTTAGCTAATACAGGTTTGCTTGTAGTTAAAGGCGATGCAAATTATCGCCGATTATTAGGCGATCGCCATTGGAATTATACTACTAATATTGACGATATAGTATGCTATTTACCAACACCAATGGTAGCCTTACGCACCCTCAAATCAGAAGTAGCAGTAGGCTTAAAACCTGATGTTGTTGAGGCATTAACCAAATCTGACCCTCATTGGTTAACAAATGGTCAATGGGGAGTAATCCAATTTGTAGCTTAG
- a CDS encoding Coq4 family protein, translating into MNNIINYNNDKGLLAYIEFLAASALKARNGNTDPVFDFEDALDQTEMAQLAVDELKKIPEVNTLFQERWLPAPFNLDDLAELPEGTLGHIYARDMKARGFDPYFYKKVPVVDDISYVKMLWRSTHDIYHVVTGFETDGIGEIGLQAFVLAQTSIPISVMLVSFGMVRISLYQPTKFHDLMTQIARGYRLGSQTPGKLIAQKWDQFWDVQVSEIRARLGMKTIDHDLAAIA; encoded by the coding sequence ATGAATAATATAATTAACTACAACAATGACAAAGGACTCCTCGCCTACATAGAATTTTTAGCCGCTAGTGCCTTAAAAGCCAGAAATGGGAATACTGACCCAGTATTTGACTTTGAGGATGCACTTGATCAAACAGAAATGGCACAGTTAGCAGTTGATGAATTAAAAAAAATTCCCGAAGTCAACACCTTATTTCAAGAACGCTGGCTACCTGCACCTTTTAATTTAGATGACTTAGCCGAACTCCCGGAGGGAACTTTAGGTCATATCTATGCCAGAGATATGAAAGCTAGAGGTTTCGACCCTTACTTTTATAAAAAAGTCCCTGTAGTTGATGATATTTCTTATGTTAAAATGCTGTGGCGTTCTACCCATGATATTTATCATGTAGTCACTGGATTTGAGACTGATGGTATTGGAGAAATAGGACTACAAGCATTTGTGTTAGCTCAAACTTCAATTCCTATCAGTGTGATGTTGGTAAGTTTTGGTATGGTAAGGATCAGTCTGTATCAACCAACAAAATTCCATGATTTAATGACACAAATAGCTCGCGGTTATCGGCTAGGCTCTCAAACTCCTGGCAAACTAATAGCCCAAAAATGGGATCAGTTTTGGGACGTACAAGTAAGCGAGATTCGTGCGCGTTTAGGCATGAAAACCATAGACCATGATTTAGCCGCAATTGCCTAG
- a CDS encoding nucleotidyltransferase domain-containing protein yields the protein MNDLHIELIHQLFAESDKINLPLWLQGGWAIDAKLHRITRDHEDIDIAYPGDRSAEFLWLLHTFGCVITEQTSYGFLAQSQGILLDCEPCVRIADNYELEGLPPGSCPLQPNGSLGGKLVRCTSWEAILWDYFYYLEEVPQSEWRPKDFCSFALAKESFGEAATHNLYEQFKSLY from the coding sequence ATGAATGATCTGCACATTGAGTTGATACATCAATTATTTGCGGAATCAGACAAAATTAATCTGCCCCTGTGGTTGCAGGGCGGGTGGGCTATCGATGCGAAATTACATCGGATCACTCGTGATCATGAAGATATTGATATTGCCTATCCGGGCGATCGCAGCGCTGAGTTTCTCTGGTTGCTGCACACTTTCGGCTGTGTTATCACCGAACAAACCTCCTATGGTTTTTTAGCTCAGAGCCAGGGTATTCTTTTGGACTGTGAACCTTGCGTTCGGATTGCAGACAACTACGAGTTAGAGGGACTGCCCCCAGGAAGCTGCCCACTACAACCGAATGGCAGTCTTGGTGGCAAGTTAGTCCGATGCACAAGTTGGGAAGCTATTCTCTGGGATTACTTCTACTATCTCGAAGAGGTTCCACAAAGTGAGTGGCGACCAAAAGACTTTTGCAGTTTTGCTCTAGCTAAAGAGTCATTTGGCGAGGCTGCAACACACAATTTGTATGAGCAATTTAAGTCTCTATATTAA
- a CDS encoding MFS transporter translates to MKDSRHTQAPLWIGVAIAFYAFIAIGIAEAGLGVLLPSIVSTYELSSATVTLLFISQISGYILAAFTSSLVSNRLGLARMLLIAAVALTMALVIYATSPYWLLMVAAGTVLGLGIGLIDAGINTYIVQDSRSANLIGSLHGFYGIGAFCGPTIATTLLVLGLNWRQIYWVLAGIVSLLIVSVLGVIMSRYTPMTQQVSTSNATAIKNLGRSLQSPVVLLTGLLLLVYVGVEASIGSWAYTVQFVGRQTPRLIAGYSVSAYWLGLTVGRFILGYFLQRLGAVRTISMSLTLVIIGLLAWWQLPHQWISLPLIGFGLAAIFPATIWLIPQRLPETLVPAAVSFATSIASFGAALIPTGAGWAASWASLEIIPILMLPLTLLIVGLHCWLVQHSVTDN, encoded by the coding sequence ATGAAAGATTCTCGACACACCCAAGCGCCTCTGTGGATTGGAGTTGCGATCGCCTTTTATGCTTTTATTGCCATTGGCATTGCGGAAGCTGGGTTAGGCGTTCTTTTGCCCTCGATAGTATCTACCTATGAACTGAGTTCAGCAACCGTAACCCTACTATTTATCAGCCAAATAAGCGGCTATATTCTCGCCGCCTTTACCAGCAGTCTGGTGAGTAACCGTTTAGGACTGGCACGAATGCTATTAATTGCGGCTGTGGCGTTGACAATGGCGCTCGTAATCTACGCCACTTCCCCCTACTGGTTGTTGATGGTTGCGGCTGGAACAGTGCTGGGATTAGGTATCGGGTTAATTGATGCAGGCATTAATACTTACATTGTGCAAGATTCGCGCAGTGCCAATCTTATTGGTTCGCTACATGGTTTTTATGGTATCGGTGCATTTTGCGGCCCCACAATCGCTACTACATTGCTAGTATTGGGACTGAACTGGCGGCAGATTTATTGGGTATTAGCCGGGATTGTCAGCTTATTAATTGTCAGTGTCTTGGGTGTAATTATGTCCCGCTACACACCAATGACACAACAGGTATCAACATCGAATGCAACTGCGATCAAAAATTTAGGGCGATCGCTCCAATCTCCGGTAGTATTGCTAACGGGACTACTACTGTTGGTTTATGTTGGCGTAGAAGCCAGCATTGGAAGTTGGGCATACACTGTACAGTTTGTTGGTCGTCAAACTCCCCGACTTATTGCTGGTTATAGTGTCAGCGCTTACTGGTTAGGATTAACTGTGGGACGTTTTATCTTAGGTTATTTTTTGCAACGACTTGGAGCAGTCCGCACCATCAGTATGTCACTGACTCTTGTGATAATTGGATTACTTGCTTGGTGGCAACTACCACATCAATGGATTAGCTTACCTTTAATTGGCTTTGGCTTGGCAGCAATTTTTCCCGCCACCATCTGGTTAATACCTCAACGATTACCAGAAACCCTTGTTCCTGCGGCTGTAAGTTTTGCCACCAGCATTGCTAGTTTTGGTGCAGCCCTCATACCCACTGGGGCAGGTTGGGCAGCAAGTTGGGCAAGTTTAGAAATTATTCCTATATTAATGCTGCCATTGACGCTTTTAATTGTGGGCTTACATTGCTGGTTAGTGCAGCATTCGGTAACAGATAACTAA